In the Portunus trituberculatus isolate SZX2019 chromosome 21, ASM1759143v1, whole genome shotgun sequence genome, one interval contains:
- the LOC123507191 gene encoding uncharacterized histidine-rich protein DDB_G0274557-like — translation MKFYVCAAVGLLAVAALVHADPEPEALAEADPEASHHYYRHHRHYGYSYPHYGHHHYHHKRSADPEPSADAFAEPSRSYYHGHYYGYPSHYYGHSHSYGHHHYHHKRSADPEPSADASAEPSRSYYHGHYYGYPSHYYGYGHRHYYGYPHHYYH, via the exons atgaAGTTCTAC GTGTGTGCAGCTGTGGGCCTCCTGGCAGTGGCGGCGCTGGTGCACGCCGATCCTGAGCCCGAGGCCCTCGCTGAGGCTGACCCTGAAGCCTCCCATCACTACTACCGCCATCATCGCCACTACGGCTACTCTTACCCACACTatggccaccaccactatcaccacaagcGTTCTGCTGATCCAGAGCCCAGCGCTGACGCCTTCGCTGAGCCCAGCCGCTCCTACTACCACGGCCACTACTATGGCTACCCCAGCCACTACTACGGTCATAGCCACTCCTacggccaccaccactatcaccacaagcGTTCTGCTGACCCAGAGCCCAGCGCTGACGCCTCTGCTGAGCCCAGTCGCTCCTACTACCACGGCCACTACTACGGCTACCCTAGCCACTACTACGGCTACGGCCACCGACACTACTACGGTTaccctcaccactactaccactag